A stretch of the Streptomyces sp. NBC_00078 genome encodes the following:
- a CDS encoding carbohydrate ABC transporter permease: MTSVANSTGGAGALPTPPVSPRKSVTGTRLWVAVLFLLPAFVLLGALVVYPIGYSVWRSLYDADGSGFVGLKNYGDIFSNEATLTAVRNTAIWVAVAPAVVTVLGLIFAVLTERVRWGTAFKLLVFMPMAISMLAAGIIFRLVYEQDPALGAANAVAKSVHDTFVSSSVYPGARPGGTASGLKPSGGGSFTTTGTVHAGTPALLPLVGIAPNKLPGTPENARAASGSGITGTVWLDFKLGGGGTKGKVDPGEKALKGVKVEAVKDGRVVASAKSGADGTFSLPAQADGAQLRLPASNFSAPYNGIDWLGPTLVTPAIIGAYVWMWAGFAMVLIAAGLAGVDRNLLEAARVDGANEWQVFRRVTVPLLAPVLIVVLITLMINVMKVFDLVYIIAPQPSQDDANVLALQLFLSSFGGGGNEGVGSAIGVILLLLVLPVMFVNIRRLRKERR, from the coding sequence ATGACGTCCGTAGCGAACTCGACGGGGGGCGCCGGCGCACTGCCGACGCCCCCCGTCTCGCCGCGCAAGAGCGTCACGGGGACTCGGCTGTGGGTGGCGGTGCTGTTCCTGCTGCCCGCGTTCGTGCTTCTCGGGGCGCTCGTGGTCTACCCGATCGGGTACTCGGTCTGGCGCAGTCTCTACGATGCCGACGGCTCCGGTTTCGTGGGGCTGAAGAACTACGGCGACATCTTCAGCAACGAAGCCACCCTGACCGCCGTACGCAACACCGCGATCTGGGTGGCGGTGGCGCCGGCGGTGGTCACCGTGCTCGGTCTGATCTTCGCGGTGCTGACCGAACGGGTGCGCTGGGGAACGGCGTTCAAGCTGCTCGTCTTCATGCCGATGGCGATCTCGATGCTCGCCGCGGGCATCATCTTCCGCCTGGTGTACGAGCAGGATCCGGCGCTGGGCGCCGCCAACGCGGTCGCCAAGTCGGTCCATGACACGTTCGTGTCGTCGTCGGTGTATCCGGGCGCCCGTCCCGGCGGGACGGCCAGCGGCCTCAAGCCGTCCGGCGGCGGCTCGTTCACCACGACCGGCACCGTGCACGCCGGCACCCCGGCCCTGCTCCCGCTGGTCGGCATCGCGCCCAACAAGCTCCCGGGCACCCCCGAGAACGCGAGGGCGGCGAGCGGTTCCGGCATCACCGGCACCGTCTGGCTGGACTTCAAGCTGGGCGGCGGCGGCACGAAGGGCAAGGTCGACCCGGGTGAGAAGGCGCTGAAGGGCGTGAAGGTGGAGGCCGTGAAGGACGGCAGGGTGGTCGCCTCCGCCAAGAGCGGCGCGGACGGCACCTTCAGCCTCCCGGCGCAGGCCGACGGGGCCCAACTGCGGCTCCCCGCCTCGAACTTCTCCGCTCCCTACAACGGCATCGACTGGCTCGGCCCGACGCTCGTCACCCCGGCCATCATCGGCGCGTACGTGTGGATGTGGGCGGGCTTCGCGATGGTGCTGATCGCGGCGGGCCTGGCGGGCGTGGACCGCAACCTCCTGGAGGCCGCCCGCGTGGACGGCGCCAACGAGTGGCAGGTGTTCAGAAGGGTCACCGTGCCCCTTCTCGCGCCCGTCCTGATAGTCGTCCTCATCACGCTGATGATCAACGTGATGAAGGTCTTCGACCTGGTCTACATCATCGCCCCGCAACCAAGTCAGGACGACGCCAACGTCCTTGCCCTGCAGCTGTTCCTGTCGTCCTTCGGCGGCGGCGGCAACGAGGGCGTCGGCAGCGCGATCGGCGTCATCCTGCTGCTGCTCGTACTGCCGGTGATGTTCGTGAACATCCGCCGGCTGAGGAAGGAGCGACGGTGA
- a CDS encoding carbohydrate ABC transporter permease yields MTTLDTTVRAKRSFAARVASGAGGGVMRVFLILVALFWLVPTFGLLVSSFRDPTDIATSGWWKVFTAPSQLTAKSYKSLLEQDAITHALFNTVWITVPATLLVVLLGAMAGYAFAWMDFKGRDWWFLAVVALLVVPVQVALIPLADLFGKIGIFGDIIGVVLFHVGFGLPFAIFLLRNFFAEIPRELLEAARLDGAGETRLFLTVVLPLGAPAIASLGIFQFLWVWNDMLVALVFSNAESQPLTVALQQQVRQFGNNIDVLAPGAFISMVIPLVVFFAFQRQFVSGVMAGAVK; encoded by the coding sequence GTGACCACCCTCGACACGACCGTGCGCGCCAAGCGCTCCTTCGCCGCCCGGGTGGCGAGCGGCGCGGGAGGCGGGGTGATGCGGGTCTTCCTGATCCTGGTCGCCCTCTTCTGGCTGGTGCCCACCTTCGGGCTGCTGGTCTCGTCGTTCCGCGACCCGACCGACATCGCCACCTCCGGCTGGTGGAAGGTGTTCACCGCGCCGAGCCAGCTGACCGCCAAGAGCTACAAGTCGCTCCTGGAACAGGACGCGATCACCCACGCGCTGTTCAACACGGTCTGGATCACGGTCCCGGCCACCCTGCTCGTGGTGCTGCTGGGCGCGATGGCCGGATACGCCTTCGCGTGGATGGACTTCAAGGGCCGCGACTGGTGGTTCCTGGCGGTGGTCGCGCTGCTCGTCGTACCGGTCCAGGTGGCGCTGATCCCGCTCGCCGATCTCTTCGGCAAGATCGGGATCTTCGGCGACATCATCGGCGTGGTTCTCTTCCACGTCGGCTTCGGACTGCCGTTCGCCATCTTCCTGCTCAGGAACTTCTTCGCCGAGATCCCGCGCGAACTGCTGGAGGCGGCACGGCTGGACGGCGCCGGCGAGACCCGCCTGTTCCTCACCGTCGTGCTGCCTCTCGGCGCACCGGCGATCGCGTCCCTCGGCATCTTCCAGTTCCTGTGGGTGTGGAACGACATGCTCGTGGCGCTGGTGTTCTCGAACGCCGAGTCGCAGCCGCTGACGGTCGCACTGCAGCAGCAGGTACGGCAGTTCGGCAACAACATCGACGTGCTCGCGCCCGGCGCCTTCATCTCGATGGTGATCCCGCTGGTCGTGTTCTTCGCGTTCCAGCGGCAGTTCGTGTCCGGCGTGATGGCGGGCGCGGTCAAGTAA